Proteins co-encoded in one Nicotiana sylvestris chromosome 7, ASM39365v2, whole genome shotgun sequence genomic window:
- the LOC104224230 gene encoding ubiquitin-conjugating enzyme E2 7-like — protein sequence MASQAALLLQKQLKDLNRHPVDGFSAGLVDENNVFKWNITIIGPPETLFDGGFFNATMIFPPDYPNNPPEVKFTTEIWHPNVYSDGRVCISILHPPGDDPNFYELASERWTPVHTVESIMLSIISMLSSPNDESPANVDAAKEWRDNRDEFVKKVKRCVRRSQEML from the coding sequence ATGGCTTCACAAGCCGCTCTTCTCCTCCAAAAACAACTCAAAGACCTAAACCGGCATCCGGTCGACGGTTTCTCCGCCGGTTTAGTCGATGAAAACAACGTATTCAAGTGGAACATTACCATTATCGGTCCACCCGAAACCCTATTCGACGGCGGTTTTTTCAACGCTACCATGATTTTTCCTCCGGATTATCCAAATAACCCACCGGAAGTTAAATTCACGACCGAAATCTGGCATCCAAATGTCTATTCTGACGGTCGGGTTTGTATATCGATTCTACACCCGCCCGGTGATGATCCGAATTTTTATGAACTTGCTAGTGAACGTTGGACGCCGGTTCATACCGTTGAGAGTATTATGTTGAGTATTATATCGATGCTTTCGAGTCCGAACGATGAATCTCCGGCGAATGTTGATGCGGCTAAGGAATGGAGAGATAATAGAGATGAATTTGTGAAGAAAGTTAAACGTTGTGTTAGGAGATCACAAGAGATGTTGTGA